The Amblyomma americanum isolate KBUSLIRL-KWMA chromosome 6, ASM5285725v1, whole genome shotgun sequence genome has a window encoding:
- the LOC144136184 gene encoding uncharacterized protein LOC144136184 isoform X1, giving the protein MVQCCVPFCKSTPGPKVPYSFHEFPVTRIRLEWIRRISRKANGPKDELWLPSDRSKVCSLHFREEDFRRDLKKRRLLPDAVPSIFPGYPTAMQEARHLSPPQKSEKRTAALQLLGKRPKGHDANKQRAPKKRLLENAMPGASVDSVPPADESAAGTLLKPAKKALQKATASAQRTRPKSICKKVLQVTATSPSAELGEGKAFFCRPIVSASGERGRQTSSVPGKRPLPLASTSSMVSCPAHPAVSSAVRVAPVGGSGTLPTTALQPVTSAPGCRAPSSRANPAENNHAACIQVPAKAPPSVVTTRTVPKLAARAGQQLLPAVDSLTAAKELSSKRKLAPVVVVDAKKGTFKPLMLCSKPLSSTKAPLTGKLLTVGRLLKCPKNKPVVTGSSATAGQPKIVLPQQSAAASKQISRGYAAGATTELITEKQSESSSCFVTINGFGGHLAASNFSASSSQHLTPDCMVAAGQSGSRPLKRTVGSQTLLTKPRLQHLCQRLKTLQRKCLKLQTQKQQLQQELSSTRLEARKAQTFIRELRLTQFKERVASGDARCLFLEEQLRCLDQTKHRWREETLQCCLMWHTLSPRGYRIISQSGLLSLPSCSTLKRHVDAVGNGPATTRGPPSPTGDTVPSAEDVMDMEDAMAGVKAVVNASIDDRLGASSRTVVLSNSRRVSGSQDGEGVDHFVKACIRESTEECNQSVCMKELPAACRCHAGRKGLGAESSAEQAGEQMLQLVYVKPSDILDNVEEVAPTELLPVSAVDQCVVSEATDSGVKEEKLEGALCGGAGSVEEATNVCPTVKPTETPSCVPERSPSVSVQVSTSAKVAGLKSHAPCPKPSRKAKVPFPKTGKAVPMATCSGDHCQPSRILHASPESLAGRAFELASEKDLLESSPPRDLTELLNIVGTSVPPNATASVIDASVDSETRMPAVDLHDTAVELPLLPVVPSSPASIQGSLGDEAQALKVIYTDAPAVEDVQCEALNEVVSATLREPGGEAGQVFQIVYICTAAAADQ; this is encoded by the exons ATGGTGCAGTGCTGTGTGCCGTTTTGCAAGTCAACACCGGGGCCGAAAGTACCCTACTCGTTTCACGAGTTTCCCGTCACCAGGATACGCTTGGAGTGGATCCGACGGATCTCCCGCAAAGCCAACG gcccgaaagacgagcTATGGCTGCCCAGCGACCGGAGCAAGGTGTGCAGCTTGCATTTCCGCGAGGAGGACTTCCGTCGAGACCTCAAGAAGCGCCGCCTCCTTCCAGACGCAGTGCCATCCATCTTTCCCGGCTACCCTACCGCGATGCAGGAGGCCCGCCACCTGTCTCCTCCGCAAAAGAGTGAGAAGCGGACTGCTGCCCTGCAGCTGTTGGGAAAGAGGCCCAAAGGGCATGATGCCAACAAGCAGCGAGCCCCCAAGAAAAGGCT GTTGGAAAATGCCATGCCAGGTGCTTCGGTAGACAGCGTTCCACCGGCAGATGAGTCTGCAGCTGGCACCTTACTGAAACCTGCCAAAAAGGCCTTGCAAAAGGCCACAGCCTCCGCGCAGAGGACAAGGCCCAAGAGCATCTGCAAGAAAGTATTGCAAGTGACAGCAACTAGTCCAAGTGCAGAACTGGGCGAAGGGAAGGCGTTTTTTTGTAGGCCAATTGTTTCAGCTTCTGGTGAGCGAGGCAGACAAACTTCTTCGGTGCCTGGTAAAAGGCCACTGCCACTCGCATCAACTTCGAGCATGGTTTCCTGCCCAGCGCACCCTGCTGTTTCATCTGCTGTGAGGGTTGCTCCTGTGGGTGGCAGTGGAACATTGCCCACCACAGCCCTGCAACCAGTGACCTCAGCTCCTGGCTGCCGTGCACCTTCTTCCAGAGCGAACCCAGCCGAGAACAACCATGCAGCATGCATTCAGGTGCCTGCCAAAGCACCTCCAAGTGTAGTTACCACACGGACAGTGCCGAAGCTAGCAGCAAGGGCTGGCCAGCAGTTACTGCCAGCAGTGGACAGTTTAACTGCCGCCAAAGAACTTTCCTCCAAGCGAAAGCTGGCGCCAGTTGTGGTTGTGGATGCAAAAAAAGGAACTTTCAAGCCCTTAATGCTTTGCTCCAAGCCCCTGTCAAGCACCAAAGCTCCTCTGACAGGCAAGTTGCTGACAGTGGGCCGGCTTCTCAAATGTCCCAAGAACAAGCCAGTGGTGACAGGTTCTTCAGCAACTGCAGGTCAGCCAAAGATAGTGTTGCCACAGCAGTCGGCGGCTGCAAGCAAGCAAATAAGCCGAGGCTATGCTGCTGGTGCCACCACAGAGCTAATTACTGAAAAGCAGTCAGAGAGCTCAAGCTGCTTTGTGACCATAAATGGTTTTGGTGGTCACTTAGCAGCTTCAAACTTCTCTGCATCCTCTAGCCAGCATTTGACCCCAGACTGCATGGTGGCTGCAGGTCAGTCGGGAAGCAGGCCTTTGAAGCGGACAGTAGGGTCGCAGACTCTGCTCACCAAGCCGCGGCTGCAGCACCTGTGTCAGCGCCTCAAGACCCTTCAGCGAAAATGCCTCAAGCTGCAGACTcagaagcagcagctgcagcaggagCTGTCTTCCACACGCCTGGAGGCCAGGAAGGCACAGACCTTCATCAGAGAGCTGCGCCTCACTCAGTTCAAG GAACGAGTGGCGAGTGGGGATGCACGTTGTCTTTTCCTTGAAGAGCAGCTCCGTTGCCTGGACCAAACCAAGCACCGGTGGCGGGAGGAGACGCTGCAGTGCTGCCTCATGTGGCACACACTGTCCCCGCGTGGATACCGCATCATCTCCCAGTCAGGACTGCTCTCCCTGCCGAGCTGCTCCACGCTGAAGCGCCATGTGGATGCAGTCGGCAATGGACCAGCGACAACAAGGGGGCCGCCTTCTCCCACCGGAGACACCGTGCCCAGTGCAGAGGATGTCATGGACATGGAGGATGCCATGGCTGGTGTGAAGGCAGTCGTCAATGCCAGTATTGATGACAGGCTGGGTGCTTCTTCAAGAACAGTGGTGTTATCAAATAGCAGGCGTGTTAGTGGCAGCCAGGATGGAGAAGGTGTGGACCATTTTGTGAAAGCCTGCATCAGAGAAAGCACAGAGGAGTGTAACCAGTCAGTGTGCATGAAAGAACTCCCTGCAGCTTGTCGCTGTCATGCAGGGAGAAAGGGACTTGGTGCAGAAAGCAGTGCTGAGCAGGCTGGTGAACAGATGTTGCAATTGGTCTATGTGAAACCGTCCGACATTTTGGACAATGTTGAGGAAGTGGCACCAACTGAATTGCTACCTGTGTCTGCGGTAGATCAGTGTGTCGTTTCAGAAGCCACTGATTCAGGTGTAAAAGAAGAGAAACTGGAGGGGGCCCTCTGTGGTGGAGCAGGCAGTGTTGAAGAAGCAACTAATGTCTGTCCCACTGTTAAGCCCACAGAAACACCCTCCTGTGTACCAGAGAGGTCACCCTCAGTTTCTGTACAAGTTTCCACCAGTGCGAAAGTGGCAGGGCTGAAATCTCATGCCCCATGTCCCAAGCCTTCCAGGAAGGCAAAGGTGCCCTTTCCCAAGACAGGGAAAGCTGTCCCAATGGCCACATGTTCTGGTGATCACTGTCAGCCGTCGAGAATTTTGCATGCAAGTCCTGAAAGCTTGGCAGGCAGAGCATTCGAGCTGGCCTCAGAGAAGGACCTGCTAGAGTCTTCCCCTCCCAGAGACCTGACTGAGCTGCTGAACATTGTGGGCACTAGTGTTCCTCCCAACGCAACTGCATCTGTAATCGATGCTTCTGTGGACAGCGAAACTCGGATGCCGGCTGTAGACCTTCATGATACAGCAGTAGAGCTCCCCCTTCTCCCTGTGGTGCCGAGTTCGCCAGCGAGCATTCAGGGATCTCTAGGCGATGAGGCTCAAGCGTTGAAAGTCATCTACACCGATGCCCCTGCTGTTGAGGATGTGCAATGTGAGGCCCTCAACGAGGTGGTCTCAGCAACCTTAAGGGAGCCTGGGGGCGAAGCTGGCCAGGTCTTTCAGATTGTCTACATTTGCACTGCGGCAGCTGCAGATCAGTGA
- the LOC144136184 gene encoding uncharacterized protein LOC144136184 isoform X2, with protein MQEARHLSPPQKSEKRTAALQLLGKRPKGHDANKQRAPKKRLLENAMPGASVDSVPPADESAAGTLLKPAKKALQKATASAQRTRPKSICKKVLQVTATSPSAELGEGKAFFCRPIVSASGERGRQTSSVPGKRPLPLASTSSMVSCPAHPAVSSAVRVAPVGGSGTLPTTALQPVTSAPGCRAPSSRANPAENNHAACIQVPAKAPPSVVTTRTVPKLAARAGQQLLPAVDSLTAAKELSSKRKLAPVVVVDAKKGTFKPLMLCSKPLSSTKAPLTGKLLTVGRLLKCPKNKPVVTGSSATAGQPKIVLPQQSAAASKQISRGYAAGATTELITEKQSESSSCFVTINGFGGHLAASNFSASSSQHLTPDCMVAAGQSGSRPLKRTVGSQTLLTKPRLQHLCQRLKTLQRKCLKLQTQKQQLQQELSSTRLEARKAQTFIRELRLTQFKERVASGDARCLFLEEQLRCLDQTKHRWREETLQCCLMWHTLSPRGYRIISQSGLLSLPSCSTLKRHVDAVGNGPATTRGPPSPTGDTVPSAEDVMDMEDAMAGVKAVVNASIDDRLGASSRTVVLSNSRRVSGSQDGEGVDHFVKACIRESTEECNQSVCMKELPAACRCHAGRKGLGAESSAEQAGEQMLQLVYVKPSDILDNVEEVAPTELLPVSAVDQCVVSEATDSGVKEEKLEGALCGGAGSVEEATNVCPTVKPTETPSCVPERSPSVSVQVSTSAKVAGLKSHAPCPKPSRKAKVPFPKTGKAVPMATCSGDHCQPSRILHASPESLAGRAFELASEKDLLESSPPRDLTELLNIVGTSVPPNATASVIDASVDSETRMPAVDLHDTAVELPLLPVVPSSPASIQGSLGDEAQALKVIYTDAPAVEDVQCEALNEVVSATLREPGGEAGQVFQIVYICTAAAADQ; from the exons ATGCAGGAGGCCCGCCACCTGTCTCCTCCGCAAAAGAGTGAGAAGCGGACTGCTGCCCTGCAGCTGTTGGGAAAGAGGCCCAAAGGGCATGATGCCAACAAGCAGCGAGCCCCCAAGAAAAGGCT GTTGGAAAATGCCATGCCAGGTGCTTCGGTAGACAGCGTTCCACCGGCAGATGAGTCTGCAGCTGGCACCTTACTGAAACCTGCCAAAAAGGCCTTGCAAAAGGCCACAGCCTCCGCGCAGAGGACAAGGCCCAAGAGCATCTGCAAGAAAGTATTGCAAGTGACAGCAACTAGTCCAAGTGCAGAACTGGGCGAAGGGAAGGCGTTTTTTTGTAGGCCAATTGTTTCAGCTTCTGGTGAGCGAGGCAGACAAACTTCTTCGGTGCCTGGTAAAAGGCCACTGCCACTCGCATCAACTTCGAGCATGGTTTCCTGCCCAGCGCACCCTGCTGTTTCATCTGCTGTGAGGGTTGCTCCTGTGGGTGGCAGTGGAACATTGCCCACCACAGCCCTGCAACCAGTGACCTCAGCTCCTGGCTGCCGTGCACCTTCTTCCAGAGCGAACCCAGCCGAGAACAACCATGCAGCATGCATTCAGGTGCCTGCCAAAGCACCTCCAAGTGTAGTTACCACACGGACAGTGCCGAAGCTAGCAGCAAGGGCTGGCCAGCAGTTACTGCCAGCAGTGGACAGTTTAACTGCCGCCAAAGAACTTTCCTCCAAGCGAAAGCTGGCGCCAGTTGTGGTTGTGGATGCAAAAAAAGGAACTTTCAAGCCCTTAATGCTTTGCTCCAAGCCCCTGTCAAGCACCAAAGCTCCTCTGACAGGCAAGTTGCTGACAGTGGGCCGGCTTCTCAAATGTCCCAAGAACAAGCCAGTGGTGACAGGTTCTTCAGCAACTGCAGGTCAGCCAAAGATAGTGTTGCCACAGCAGTCGGCGGCTGCAAGCAAGCAAATAAGCCGAGGCTATGCTGCTGGTGCCACCACAGAGCTAATTACTGAAAAGCAGTCAGAGAGCTCAAGCTGCTTTGTGACCATAAATGGTTTTGGTGGTCACTTAGCAGCTTCAAACTTCTCTGCATCCTCTAGCCAGCATTTGACCCCAGACTGCATGGTGGCTGCAGGTCAGTCGGGAAGCAGGCCTTTGAAGCGGACAGTAGGGTCGCAGACTCTGCTCACCAAGCCGCGGCTGCAGCACCTGTGTCAGCGCCTCAAGACCCTTCAGCGAAAATGCCTCAAGCTGCAGACTcagaagcagcagctgcagcaggagCTGTCTTCCACACGCCTGGAGGCCAGGAAGGCACAGACCTTCATCAGAGAGCTGCGCCTCACTCAGTTCAAG GAACGAGTGGCGAGTGGGGATGCACGTTGTCTTTTCCTTGAAGAGCAGCTCCGTTGCCTGGACCAAACCAAGCACCGGTGGCGGGAGGAGACGCTGCAGTGCTGCCTCATGTGGCACACACTGTCCCCGCGTGGATACCGCATCATCTCCCAGTCAGGACTGCTCTCCCTGCCGAGCTGCTCCACGCTGAAGCGCCATGTGGATGCAGTCGGCAATGGACCAGCGACAACAAGGGGGCCGCCTTCTCCCACCGGAGACACCGTGCCCAGTGCAGAGGATGTCATGGACATGGAGGATGCCATGGCTGGTGTGAAGGCAGTCGTCAATGCCAGTATTGATGACAGGCTGGGTGCTTCTTCAAGAACAGTGGTGTTATCAAATAGCAGGCGTGTTAGTGGCAGCCAGGATGGAGAAGGTGTGGACCATTTTGTGAAAGCCTGCATCAGAGAAAGCACAGAGGAGTGTAACCAGTCAGTGTGCATGAAAGAACTCCCTGCAGCTTGTCGCTGTCATGCAGGGAGAAAGGGACTTGGTGCAGAAAGCAGTGCTGAGCAGGCTGGTGAACAGATGTTGCAATTGGTCTATGTGAAACCGTCCGACATTTTGGACAATGTTGAGGAAGTGGCACCAACTGAATTGCTACCTGTGTCTGCGGTAGATCAGTGTGTCGTTTCAGAAGCCACTGATTCAGGTGTAAAAGAAGAGAAACTGGAGGGGGCCCTCTGTGGTGGAGCAGGCAGTGTTGAAGAAGCAACTAATGTCTGTCCCACTGTTAAGCCCACAGAAACACCCTCCTGTGTACCAGAGAGGTCACCCTCAGTTTCTGTACAAGTTTCCACCAGTGCGAAAGTGGCAGGGCTGAAATCTCATGCCCCATGTCCCAAGCCTTCCAGGAAGGCAAAGGTGCCCTTTCCCAAGACAGGGAAAGCTGTCCCAATGGCCACATGTTCTGGTGATCACTGTCAGCCGTCGAGAATTTTGCATGCAAGTCCTGAAAGCTTGGCAGGCAGAGCATTCGAGCTGGCCTCAGAGAAGGACCTGCTAGAGTCTTCCCCTCCCAGAGACCTGACTGAGCTGCTGAACATTGTGGGCACTAGTGTTCCTCCCAACGCAACTGCATCTGTAATCGATGCTTCTGTGGACAGCGAAACTCGGATGCCGGCTGTAGACCTTCATGATACAGCAGTAGAGCTCCCCCTTCTCCCTGTGGTGCCGAGTTCGCCAGCGAGCATTCAGGGATCTCTAGGCGATGAGGCTCAAGCGTTGAAAGTCATCTACACCGATGCCCCTGCTGTTGAGGATGTGCAATGTGAGGCCCTCAACGAGGTGGTCTCAGCAACCTTAAGGGAGCCTGGGGGCGAAGCTGGCCAGGTCTTTCAGATTGTCTACATTTGCACTGCGGCAGCTGCAGATCAGTGA